The Kribbella shirazensis genomic interval TCCTCGTAGTGGTAGCGGCCGGCGGCGGCTGAGGTGTTGGTGAACCAGTAGAGCGAGACCTCGGTGAGGATCTGGTCGGCGGTGAGCAGGCTGGTGCCGTTGCCGAAGCTGTTGAAGAGTTCGTTCCAGGCGAGTTGGCCGACGGGGGAGTCGGAGATGCCGACGGCAACGGTTTGCGGGCGGGTCGAGTTGATCGCGTTGTACCCGCCGACCGACTGGAACCACTGCAGGTGCTCGAGCGCCGCGTAGTCTGCCGGCGTGAACTTCTCGAACTCGGACGGGTCGCCCGACGGGAACGAGAACAGTTGCAGGACGTGCAGCCCGAGGAAGCCTTCAGGGTTCATCAGGCCGAGTTCGCGGGCGACCATCGCGCCGGCGTCCGACCCGTGGGTGCCGTACGAGTCGTACCCGAGGCGCCGCATCAGCGTGTCGAACGTCCGGGCCACCCGCGCCATCGTCCAACCGCGGTCGACGAGCGGCGTGCTGAACCCGAAGCCGGGGATCGACGGGACGACCACCGAGAAGGCGTCCGCGGGCGAGCCGCCGTACGCCGCCGGGTCCGTGAGCGGGCCGATCATGTCGAGGAAGTCGACGAACGAACCCGGGTACGTGTGGGTCAGGAGGAGCGGCGTCGCGCCCTCGACGGCAGACGGTACGTGGATGAAGTGCACGGTCTGCCCGTCGATCTCGGTCAGGTAGTGCGGGAACTCGTTCATCCGGGCCTCCTGTGCCCGCCAGTCGAATCCGTTCTGCCAGTGGTCGACCATCTCGCGGAGGTAGTGGTTCGGGGTGCCGTAGTCCCAGTCGTCGCCGGGAGCCGGCTCGGGGAGACGGGTCCGCGCGAGCCGCTGAAGCAGGTCGTCCAGGTCGGCCTGGTCGATCGTGACGGTGAAGGGCCGGATGCTCTCGTTCGTGTTCATGGCTTTACCGTAGGATCCATATAGGAACATTAGATTCCTAAATGGGAGACCAATTTTGCTCGAGACTTCGCAGCGTCTGCTAGCACTGCTAGGCCTGCTCCAGACCCGCCCGGCCTGGACCGGCGCCGAGCTGGCGGAACGGCTCGACGTGTCGACGCGGACGGTCCGGAACGACATCGACCGGCTCCGCGAGCTCGGGTACCCGGTCGACGCCACCCGCGGCCCGGCCGGCCACTATCAGTTGGGCGTCGGCGCGAAGCTCCCGCCGCTGCTGCTCGACGACGAGGAAGCGGTCGCGGTCGCCGTCGGTCTACGGACCGGCGCGGGCGTTGTCGGTATGGCGGAGAGCAGCGTCCGCGCGCTGACGAAGCTCGAGCAGGTTCTCCCGCACCGCCTGCAACGCCAGGTGGACGCGATCAACAAGGCGATGGAGAAGGGCCCCGACAACACCCGTTCGAACGTCGACGCCCCCGAGATCGACACCGCCGTACTGTCGACGATCGCCGCGTGCATCCGCGACGAGCACTATCTCCGCTTCGAGTACGTCGTACCGGACGGCGTCTCGCTCTACAAGGCCGGGTCGAGTGCGACGCAGGACCTGCCGATCCTGGTCGAGCCGTACCGCCTGGTGAGCTGGCACGGGTACTGGCATCTCGTCGCGCGGGACGAGCAGGCGGAGTGGCGGACGTACCGCGTCGACTGGATGTCGTTGCGGATGGCAACGGGTCGGCGCTATCAGCCGAAGCCGATGGCGGACGCGGCCTACACCGATTTCGTACTACGCGACGTGGCGTCGGCCGGGTGGAAGGTACATGCCCGGATCACGGTGTATGCGCCCGCGCAGGAAGTCCTGTCCCGCATCCACGCCGCCGTCGGCATCGTCGAGTCCGTCGACGACAACACCTGCGTCCTCGTCACCGGCGCCGACTCCCTGGAGACCGTCGCCGTCTACATCGGCATGCTCGGCCTCGACTTCCACGTCGACGGCCCACCCGCCCTCATCACTCACCTCAAAACCCTCGGCAACCGGTACCTGAACGCGATCGAGGGACCGACCGACAGACACCCCTAGAGCTAAGGGTGTCAAGCGGCTTGGGTTGTGGCGCGGTGTGACCAGGCGGTTTGGGGGTTGTAGAGGGTGTGGGTTTTGAGGCAGCCGTGGAGGATGCCGACGAGCCGGTTGCCGATCTGGCGTAGCGCGGCGTGGTGGCCGAGGCCGCGGCCGCGGAGTTGGTCGTAGTAGGCGCGGACATCGGCGTCGTGCAGGGTGGCGGCGCTGGCCCACAGGTCGATGGCGTTGACGAGCCGGTTGTTGTGGATGAACCGGGCGTGCACGGTTTTCAGTTTGCCGGATTGGCGGGTGATGGGTGCGGTGCCGGCGTAGTTCTTGCGGGCTTTGGCGTCGGCGTAGCGGCCGGGGGCGTCGCCGAACTCTGCGAGCACCCGGGCGCCGAGGATCGGTCCGAGGCCGGGCTGGCTGCGGTAGATCTCAACGTCCGGGTGCCGGCCAAAAGAGGCCTCGACCCCTTCCTGCAGGGCAGGGATCTGGGTGTTCAGGGTCTGCAGGATCGCGACCGTGGAGCCGACCGTGGCCGCGTAGGCGGCGGTGATGATCTCGGGCTGGCCGAGGTGCTCGGTGCGCAGCGCGGCCTGCACCGCCGCGGCCCGTTCGGCCAGGTCGCCTCGCCGCCCGGCGGTCTTCAACGCCGCGGTGATCTGGACGATCGTCAGTTTCGCCGCCGCTGCCGGGGTGGGGGCCTTGGCCAGTAACGCCAGCACGTCGGCACCGGTCAGCGTCAACGTCCCTTGCTGGTAGGCAACCAGCGCGGCCGGGAAGTACTCCCGCAGCGCGGCCCGCAGCCGCAGCAGGTGCCGGGTCCGCTCCTGGATCAGCGACTGATGCGCCCGGGCGAGCACCTTGACCCCGTCGGCCAGCTCGGAATCGGCCGTGACCGGCCGCAGTTGATGCCTACGGGTCCGGACCAGGTCGGCCAGCGTCCGGGCATCGGTCTTGTCGTCCTTCGCACCCGACAACGACAAACTCTCACGGTGCCGGGCAGCAAGTTTCGGGTTCACCGCGAACACCACATACCCCGCCGCCAGCAACGCGGCCACCCACGGCCCGCGATCGGTCTCGATCCCGATCACCACCTCCTCCGGACCGGCATCATCGCCCAGGAACTCCGCCACCAACTCGTGGAACCGAACCATCCCGGCAATGCCCTCGTCCACCCGCCCACGGGCCAGGACCCGGCCCTGGTCGTCCTCGACCTGCAGGTCGTGATGCCCTTCGGCCCAGTCGTCACCCACAAACAACACAACAACTCTCCCATCGCCTCCCGACCAATCCCGGCAGCCCGCGAGAGACCTTGAGCGCCCTAATGGATCAGTGCTCACACCAACCAACCAGCAGCGGTGGGCACGACACCCCATCAGCCCTACAATCTCCCGCACCACCAGCGAGGGCACGCTCTGTCGTCAGGACTCAAACAGTCCAGGAGGTATGAGTGCTCACCCGCCAGCGGCTACCAGCCACCGAGTCTGCCAGCGACCGACCCGGTAACACCCATTAGGAGGTAGTGGGCGATCCCGGCGCCACCCCCGCCCTGCTCAGGCTGGCGGCCGCGCGGCCTGAGCGACTACGTCCTGTCCTTCGGTACCCCCAAGCCGGCGTTGCGGGCTTGGATTATGGCGGTGGCTCGGTCGGCGGTGCCTAGCTTGGTGAAGATGGTGGAGACGTTGTTGGCGACGGTTTTGGGGGCCAGGTCGAGGCGGGTGGCGATCGCGGGGTTGGACAGGCCGGCGGCGAGCAGGTCGAGGATCTGGCGTTCGCGGGTGGTGAGTTCGGGGAACGGGTCGGTGGGCGGTGGGGCAGCGAAGAAGGTGAGGACGCGGCGGGCGACGCCGGGGCCGAAGATGGCTTCGCCGGCGGCGACGGCGTGGATCGCGCGGGCGATCTCTTCCTGTTCGGCGCCTTTGACGAGGTAGCCGCGGGCGCCGGCGCGCATCGCGGCGAACACCGAGTCGTCGTCCTCGAACATGGTGAGCACGAGGACGGCGACCTCGGGGGCGGAGCGGGCGAGTTCGCGGGTGGCCGCGAAACCGTCGAGGTCCGGCATCTGCAGGTCGAGAACGGCGACGTCCGGGCGGGTGGTGACGACTTCGCGGATCGCCTCGCGCCCGGTCGCGGCGACGCCGACCACCTCGATCCCAGGCAGCGAACTCAGCAACGCCTCCAGCCCGGCGCGCACCACCGGATGGTCATCGGCCAGCACAACCCGGATCACAGCACCTCCAGAGGAACCTGCAGTGTGGAGACCGGGAGAGGGAAGCGGGCCTGGACGCGGCCGCCCTGGGGAGTGGATCCGGCGCTGAAGGTGCCGCCCAGTTCGGCGGCGCGTTCCTGCATGGCCTGAAGGCCGACGCCGGGTGTCCAGGGCCCGCTCGGCGGGCCGTCGTCCGTTATCTCGATCTCCAGTTCGCGTCCACATCGCAGCGTCAGCACGGCGGACGACGCCCGCGCGTGCCGCACGACGTTCGCCAACGCCTCCGTCGCGATCCGGTACGCCGCGACTTCCAGAGCAGCCGGCAGCGTCGGCAGCTCCTCGGCCGTGACCTCCACCCGGATCGCCGAACCGTCGGCCCGGATCGACATCTGGTCGGCCCGCTGGCGCAGCGCCCCGATCAGCCCGAGCTCGTCCAGCGCCGGCGGGCGGAGATCGTCGACCAAACGACGTACGTCGGTGATCGCGGAGCGGGTGTCGGCGCGCAGCCGTGCTAGCAGTTCGACCGCCCGCACGGTATCCGCTGACCTCGTGATGAGATTGGCGGCAGCATCCGCCGAGAACGCCACCCCCGTGAGCGTAGGCCCGAGACCGTCATGGAGATCCCGGCGCAACCTCCGCCGCTCCTCCTCACGCGCAGCCACGAGCCTCTCGCGCGACGCCTGCAACTCCGCCGACAACCGCGTCGCGTGCACAGCAACGGCCAGCGGTACGGCGACCAACCCGAGCACACTCCGATCCGCCGACGACAACCCCGACTCGCCCGACCGCACCCCGACCTCGAGCAGCCCGACCACCTCACCGCCGTACGAAAGCTCCAGCGGTACGACGGAACTCGCGGCCGCACCGTCCGACGCGACGACGACCCCGTCCACCGTCAACCCGGCGTACGGCAACCGGAGCGCGGACCGGATCGACGCGACCACGCCGGGCAGACCGGCCGACAACTGCTCGCCGACCCGCGACGCCACCCGCGCCGGATCGTGCCGATCGCCGTACAGCGCCCGATCGACGAGCTGCTGCAGGCGCGGCAGCACCGGCGCGATGATCAACGCCACGAACACCGTCACCGCGGCCGAACGCCCGACCTGCGAGGTGATCAGCGAATCGAGCAGAGCAACCAGCGCCGCATAGATCCCGATGGCGACCAACGACAGCAACGCCCACGTCAACGCGCGCGACACGACCAGCCGGATGTCGAGCAGCCGGTACCGGACGATCGCCACCGCGACCGCGATCGGAATCAGCGGAATCGCCAGCAGGACAAGGATCGGTGTACCGGCGACGAACGCCCAGGGTGTGATGAACAAGATCGCGATGACTGATGCCAGCAGCAACCACAGCAGTTGCCGACGGCCCGCTTCGTCCGCGCGCCGGTACCGGATTCCCAGGCAAATGACGGGCAGCAGGATTGCGATCAGGTTCCGTACTTCGGTCGCGGTCCACAGGGGCTGCAGCGCGTCGAAGTTCGAGATCGTCAGGTACCCGAGCGGAAGATCGGGAGACACCGGCTCGCCGCCCCCGGCCATCTCCAGGACGAACAGCGGTGACGTCACGACGATCCCGATAGCGGCCCACCGCCAGCGCGGTGACACCAGCCGGCCGTTCGGGAACAGCAGCAGTGCCAGCGGCAGGAACAGCCCGATCGACCACGGCCACGCTGCCAGCGAAACGGTGACGAGAACCTGCTGCGCGAGCTGACTGTCCGTCGCATGAGCGAGGACGTTGGCGAACGGCGTGGTGGCGTGCCCGATCCCGTCGG includes:
- a CDS encoding epoxide hydrolase family protein; amino-acid sequence: MNTNESIRPFTVTIDQADLDDLLQRLARTRLPEPAPGDDWDYGTPNHYLREMVDHWQNGFDWRAQEARMNEFPHYLTEIDGQTVHFIHVPSAVEGATPLLLTHTYPGSFVDFLDMIGPLTDPAAYGGSPADAFSVVVPSIPGFGFSTPLVDRGWTMARVARTFDTLMRRLGYDSYGTHGSDAGAMVARELGLMNPEGFLGLHVLQLFSFPSGDPSEFEKFTPADYAALEHLQWFQSVGGYNAINSTRPQTVAVGISDSPVGQLAWNELFNSFGNGTSLLTADQILTEVSLYWFTNTSAAAGRYHYEESHANAEPALNHARTGVAVFADDFKTIRPLADRDNTNITHWSNFDKGGHYASLERPEELTADLRTFFRNH
- a CDS encoding helix-turn-helix transcriptional regulator; amino-acid sequence: MLETSQRLLALLGLLQTRPAWTGAELAERLDVSTRTVRNDIDRLRELGYPVDATRGPAGHYQLGVGAKLPPLLLDDEEAVAVAVGLRTGAGVVGMAESSVRALTKLEQVLPHRLQRQVDAINKAMEKGPDNTRSNVDAPEIDTAVLSTIAACIRDEHYLRFEYVVPDGVSLYKAGSSATQDLPILVEPYRLVSWHGYWHLVARDEQAEWRTYRVDWMSLRMATGRRYQPKPMADAAYTDFVLRDVASAGWKVHARITVYAPAQEVLSRIHAAVGIVESVDDNTCVLVTGADSLETVAVYIGMLGLDFHVDGPPALITHLKTLGNRYLNAIEGPTDRHP
- a CDS encoding IS110 family transposase, whose protein sequence is MLFVGDDWAEGHHDLQVEDDQGRVLARGRVDEGIAGMVRFHELVAEFLGDDAGPEEVVIGIETDRGPWVAALLAAGYVVFAVNPKLAARHRESLSLSGAKDDKTDARTLADLVRTRRHQLRPVTADSELADGVKVLARAHQSLIQERTRHLLRLRAALREYFPAALVAYQQGTLTLTGADVLALLAKAPTPAAAAKLTIVQITAALKTAGRRGDLAERAAAVQAALRTEHLGQPEIITAAYAATVGSTVAILQTLNTQIPALQEGVEASFGRHPDVEIYRSQPGLGPILGARVLAEFGDAPGRYADAKARKNYAGTAPITRQSGKLKTVHARFIHNNRLVNAIDLWASAATLHDADVRAYYDQLRGRGLGHHAALRQIGNRLVGILHGCLKTHTLYNPQTAWSHRATTQAA
- a CDS encoding response regulator transcription factor encodes the protein MIRVVLADDHPVVRAGLEALLSSLPGIEVVGVAATGREAIREVVTTRPDVAVLDLQMPDLDGFAATRELARSAPEVAVLVLTMFEDDDSVFAAMRAGARGYLVKGAEQEEIARAIHAVAAGEAIFGPGVARRVLTFFAAPPPTDPFPELTTRERQILDLLAAGLSNPAIATRLDLAPKTVANNVSTIFTKLGTADRATAIIQARNAGLGVPKDRT
- a CDS encoding sensor histidine kinase gives rise to the protein MTTPVNRRGSVGAPPGMLTGVLACLLAALVIAEVVVAVAYGVSAGWGWQELVDSFVMTNSLMALTFSLCGAVIAWHRPANPIGWLFLADGIGHATTPFANVLAHATDSQLAQQVLVTVSLAAWPWSIGLFLPLALLLFPNGRLVSPRWRWAAIGIVVTSPLFVLEMAGGGEPVSPDLPLGYLTISNFDALQPLWTATEVRNLIAILLPVICLGIRYRRADEAGRRQLLWLLLASVIAILFITPWAFVAGTPILVLLAIPLIPIAVAVAIVRYRLLDIRLVVSRALTWALLSLVAIGIYAALVALLDSLITSQVGRSAAVTVFVALIIAPVLPRLQQLVDRALYGDRHDPARVASRVGEQLSAGLPGVVASIRSALRLPYAGLTVDGVVVASDGAAASSVVPLELSYGGEVVGLLEVGVRSGESGLSSADRSVLGLVAVPLAVAVHATRLSAELQASRERLVAAREEERRRLRRDLHDGLGPTLTGVAFSADAAANLITRSADTVRAVELLARLRADTRSAITDVRRLVDDLRPPALDELGLIGALRQRADQMSIRADGSAIRVEVTAEELPTLPAALEVAAYRIATEALANVVRHARASSAVLTLRCGRELEIEITDDGPPSGPWTPGVGLQAMQERAAELGGTFSAGSTPQGGRVQARFPLPVSTLQVPLEVL